The DNA window TAAGTAAGATCTTGTAAGATCTCGCGTGACCCTTGACCTTCAGAAGTGGTACGAATAATGGCGCCCATGCCTTCGGGTAAATGCTCTGCAAGGAGATCTTTAAGACGCTGGCGCTCTTCGCGTGATTCTATTTTTTTTGATATACCTATGCGGGGGATATTAGGCATTAATACAAGAAAACGTCCGGGCAAAGTAAAACAGGTACTTAATTTAGCGCCTTTTTCGTTTACCGGTTCTTTGCTTACTTGTACAAGTATATTTTCGCCTTCTTTAAGAATCTTGCTAATATCAAGATGTTGTCTTGTAGGCTCTGGTTTTGGATGATCTTCATCTTCAAGATCTTCTAATTGCCCGGTATTAGCCATGCGATGAATGGCAAGTTCTCGATCGATTTCTGATATATGCAAAAATCCAGCTCGCTCTTGGCCAATATCAACGAAAGCTGTTTGGATACCAGGAAGTATCTTGGTAATAACGCCTTTGTAAAAGCTGCGTTCTAGGTTCTCGGTAGTATGAGACCAAAAATAAATGTTTTGTAGTTCGTCATCTCGGGTAATTGCTACACGCGTTTGCCACGGAGAGTCGTTTATTAAAATTTTTTTCATGAGGTTCCACGATTGTTCTTAAAACAAAAAATAGGGAAAATAAAATAATCTTTTTATGCTACTTATTATACCACAGAATAATCTCTTGGTGTAATGAGGTAGCAAAAAGGGTGAAAATATGGTAAATTGCTGCCTAGAACTCATTGTATTATAATAACACTAGGGAGAAACACCGTGAATAAACAAATTATAGCTCTTGCACTTTTATTAGTAAGTATACCAGCATGTTGCAGAAGAAAAAAATCCCTTCTTGGGCCAACCTATACTGAAACATGTACTACGGTTACCGAAGAACCTACCTGCCCAAATAAACCAACTCATTTTAACGAAGATATTAATCCGTTTGAACTTGATGAAGATTCAAACCCATTTAATACTTTAGCAAATGAAGCTGATTTAAGCGAAGAAGATATGAATCTCGTTAACGCTGAAGAAACAACAAGAGATCTTCAAAAAGACAGCGCAAGCTATGGTCTAAAACGTATCTACTATGATTTTGATCAATACGACGTGCGTCCTGATCAAGAAGGGGCACTTAAGCATAATCTACAAATAGCGCGCAAACTTGCAGATAAAGGCCTTGTGCTTGTGGTAGAAGGGCATGCATGTAACTCAGCTGGATCTTCAGCATATAATATGATGCTTTCAGAAAAACGAGCTCAAGCACTTGCAGATTACTTGGTTAGCAACGGTGTAGACGAAAGTCAACTACGTGTTGTAGGTCGTGGTAGCGAATTGTGTATTATACCTTCTGGTACAAGACAACAACAAGCACCTAACCGTCGCGTTGAAGTATACGCTTATAAAGCATAAGCTCACTTTAGAAAAGGCCCTTACTATAAGGGCCTTTTTTGTTCTTATTTACTAGTATAGCATAATTATGTTATATTTGTCAATTAATATCAGGGGATACCAGTATGACTAAAAAATTACTATCTTTACTGTTTGGGGGTACTGCTGTTCTAGCTGTAGCTTTTTTCTGGTTTTCAACTCCTACGCTTTCTTTTGATACTCTTTATGGCCCAGTAACTATTAATGAACCGGTGCTGGTAAAACTTATACAAGATCCTACAATGCAGCGTCTTAAAAAAATACATCAGTATGGGGTTGA is part of the Candidatus Dependentiae bacterium genome and encodes:
- a CDS encoding OmpA family protein, with protein sequence MNKQIIALALLLVSIPACCRRKKSLLGPTYTETCTTVTEEPTCPNKPTHFNEDINPFELDEDSNPFNTLANEADLSEEDMNLVNAEETTRDLQKDSASYGLKRIYYDFDQYDVRPDQEGALKHNLQIARKLADKGLVLVVEGHACNSAGSSAYNMMLSEKRAQALADYLVSNGVDESQLRVVGRGSELCIIPSGTRQQQAPNRRVEVYAYKA